TTTTGCAAACGAACCCCTTTGGAAAACATATGAAATTGCAATTGAAAATAAATTAACTCCACCTGTATATTCGTTTCCAATTGTTTTAGAATGGACTTTAAAAAATAAAGAACTTGGATTTAATCCAGGAACTGCAGCAGGTTATTCAAATTTTGGATATACTTTATTAGGATTAATAATTGAAAAAGTAACTGGTAAACTTTATAAAGATTTTGTTAAAGATTCGATATTAGCACCTATTGGAGTAACTGATATGTATCCTGGAAAAACTATGAAAGAAGATAAATATCAAAATGAAGTTAGTTATTATGATTACCCTGGCTCACCATTATCTACTTCTATTTTTACTGGTATTCCAAGTTCGGTTTCTGCTCAATATGGTGGCTACAATTGGGAGATAATGACTCCTGCTGGAGGTTGGGTTGCATCAGCAAGAGATTTATGTAAGTTACTAATTTCAGTTGATAGATTTTCAAATAAACCAGATATTCTGCTTCCATCTACCATTGATACCATGATTAAAAAATCTATAAATTGGAAAGATTATGCACTTGGTTGGTTTGTTACAGGAAATGATTATTGGCATACAGGTGGAATTCAAGGCACAGCAACTGTTATAAAAAGAAATGAATCTCATCAAATAAATTATGCAATTTTGTTTAATACTCTTCCAAAAGATTATACCCCTTTTTACAATGAATTTATTCACTTAGTTACTAACGAGTTTTTTCAAATTAAATCTTGGCCTAAGCATGATTTATTTACGCCAACAAATAGTATAAATAATTCTGATGATTTAAATTCTACACAAATTATAAATAATTCAAATGGTTTTTTATCTGTTAATGACTTTAAAGGTATTGCTGATATTGTTAATTATTTAGGAGTTAAAGTATGGTCTGGTTTTATTTATCCTAATCAAAAAATAAATGTTAATCAATTTGAAAATGGTGTTTACTTTTTCAAAACGTATAACTTTTCAAAGAAGTTTGTTTTGTTAAAATATTAACATCAATAACATTAATTAATAAAAATGTTATTGATATTATTTTAATTACCAAATTTTAAATTGTATAAACTTAAGAATACTTTAAAATTGTTTTGTTATTCATCTTTCTCAATACTCCCAAATCCACTTAATTCTTTCTTAATACATTTAGGATTACCATAATATTTTATTCCACCAATTCCACTCACTTCAGCTATCAAACTGTCTGTTACAAATACTTCACATCCACCAGCACCAATTACTTGGACATTTGAATTTTTTGCAATAAGATTTTTTGCTTCAATACCACCAATACCACTTACTTCGGCTTGATGATTTAAGGTACTACCATTGATTTCTAATTTTCCAGTACCAGACACTTCAGATAATAATGAGTCTGTTTTGCAATTAACATCTATTGATCCAATCCCACTCATGATTAAACTTAATTTCTTTGCAGTGATATTTCCTTGAGAACTAATACTTGCTGCTCCTGAAACTTCTAATGAAGTTAATTCATTGATTGTAACATAAATAACATTTTTCATATTGTCTTTATCTGAAGACGATTCTTCATTATAATCAATCTTTAAAATCCCATTTTCAACCAATAAAATTACATTTTTGATAAAATTTTTATCTGAATTAATTTTAACAATTGGTGAATTTATAATTGAATCTTGTATAACAATAACTTTGCAAATTGAGTTAACATTAATACCATTAAAATTACTAACAGAAAATACTGAATCAACTCTTTGTTCTGAGTTTATTACTATTTTTCCATTAGAATCCTTACTCTTTTTATTTAGTTTACAACCAGTGAAAGCTAAAATTGATGTAGTTAGAATCAAAATGTAGATTGATATCATATAGATAATTTCTGTAACTCTAGTTTTGAATAATACTTTTTCGTTCATTTTATTTTTGTTTAGTTTGTTAAATTCTAAGACTTATAAATAAAATATATTGTTACAAAAATTAAAATAAAAAACGACAACCTATAAAAGTTGTCGTTCATTTGGTTAATGAATTTGTATTTATTATCGACTTTTTCTAAAGATTAAATCTACTTAACAATTGAAATTTTTTCAATTGATTCAAAATAATCGCCGTTCTCTGATTTAATTCGCAACTTATATAAGTAAACACCATTACCTAATTTAATTCCATCTTTATCACTTAAGTCCCAGTGAATTTTGACAAATCTATCAGTAATATTATCTACTGATTTTGTAAATATTTTTCTACCACTTAAAGTATAAACATCAATACTTGCATCAATAGGTTTGGTTTGATTATGTCTGAAAAGAAAGTCAGTTTCATTCTGTGCTGGATTTGGAAAATTAACAATATCAATCACTTGAAGCTTTCCATTGTTTTCAGAAGAGATTTTAAAATTAGTTGAAGTTGTTGTTGTATTATTATAAATGTCCCAAGCTCTAACTTTAATTTTATGTTCGCCAGGTTCTAAATTAATTAGCTGCTTTTGAGCAGTACCTTCACCAAATCCAATATTAGAAGCCCTATAAGTTGGAGTAAGATCAATAGATGTTGGTTTATCATCAATCCATGCTTCTATATTGTGCCCAAGCCCGGCACCAGATGAGTTGATTCCACTAATGTCTTTTAAGTCAACAATAACTTGAGGTTTTTCTGTAACTAAATCACCATTTCTAAAAGACCTATCATCTAAAAAAACTTTAATCTCTGGTCCAGATAAATCTGTAATTGTAGTAGTATCCAATCCAAATACTTTTATATTGGCTGTTGATCCAGAAGCATCTTCATTTGAGGAGTAAGCATAAGCATGAATTCTAGCATTACTAGTATCAAATGAAATATCTTTTGGAATTCTAAAAGTAATTGAAAAATATCCATTTTTCACTTCACAGTTTCCTTTAAATAATTGACCACCATAATAAATTGCACTTTGTGTAATTACAGTTTCATTAAATGTTACTTTTCTATCAGCATCATATAAAGTTATTAAAGCAGTACCATTAAAATCACTTCTTAACTGACCAGAACGATTTTTAATTTCACCATTAATAGTAACTTTTTCTAGACCTTTTAATGATACTATATTCTCATTTGGATTAACAGAATTTACTGAAGTAATTAAAATAGAGTCTTGAGGCAAGTTTAAACTCAATATTGGGTCACCAATTATTATATATTTTTCATCATTATCAACGCTGGTAATGTTTTGCTTTGCTTTAAACATGGCTTGACCAATATTTAAAAACTTTTTAGTAGATTTATCACGAGCAAATAATGTTGTGAAATAATTATTCATAAGCCCTGCATTATAAGAAATATAAACTGCTCGGGTTGTAGCTAACAAAGCTATTGCTCCCCCACCCTTATGATTCATAAAGTCCTCTGCCCCTGATAATACATTTGGATCATCAAAATGTCCAAAATTGCAAGTAACAGCAGATACAAACGAAAGTGTAGAATCGTTGGTAAGTTGAGGAATGAACTGGTCTTTTTCCAACAATTTCTCATGAGCCCAAACATTTGGATTTCCATGTCCATTCCAATTTACAATCACTGCCCCTTTCTGAAAACTTTCCAGTAAATCTTGAGTCGCCGCAGGTTTTCTTCTGCCTATAACTTGTTCAGTATTATAGTCTTGAAGATATATTTTCTTTGGTTCGAGCCAAGTTGGAATTTGTTTCCATAACGATTCAGTTTGATCAACAAAACTTTCCGATCCATTAAATCCTCTTTCACTCCAAGCATCATCTGAAACTAACATTACGGTATTTCTCCATAACCCATAATTATTTTTACCTTCATAATTTTTAATCTTATCGAGTATAATATCAAAATCATTATTATTATCAACTGGTATTCTTGAAATCGCTAAATCAATAAGTTTGTCATTTCCAACTACTCTAACAAAAAAATCATCATGTGCACTTGAAGCTGTTGATGTTAAATAATCATCCTTTGTTTGGTAAGTTGGTACAAATTGATTTTGTTTTGTGGATATATTTCTATAATCATAGGTTCCATCTCCTGCAAGTAATACATATTGTGGTTTAACTTTCCAATTTTGCATTGCATAACCAATAAAATCTCTTAAAGCAGTAGGATCTAATCTACCAAAAGAAAATTCATTATAGATATCTTCACAAGTAAATAATGCAACTTTATACTTACCTAATTTGTTTTTGTAATCGACATATTTTTCAACTGATGGTTTTAACTCATCACTTGTTATTACAATTACATCCGCGTCAAAACTTGTTCCTCTTAAATTAGCAAATTGGATTTTTTTAATAGAAGTAACAGATTTAGCATTTTTCTTTTCAGTAAAACAAAAAGATTTTGAATTACTTACTTTTCCATCTAAACTAGTTCTAAAAATAAAATTACCATTGTAACTTATTGGTTCAATTAAAACAGGATTTTCTGGATTTGTTATCTCTATTGGAATTAATTCTGATCCAGAAAAATTACTGACTTTAAATTCTGTATTCCCTATAATGTTAGGTGATGTAAATGAAATTTCTCCATTATTTGCAATCAATTTTTTTGAAAAGTGATACTCATAGAAATCTAAATATCCAGTTCCGATTCCTGAATTATTATATTGTATTTTCAATATAGATTTGTTATCAAAGGGAATAATATTTGCATCAAATTCCATTAACTCAGAACTTTTATAAACTACGGTTTCATTATCTCCATCACTGATTCCTGAAAAATAGACATCAGATCCAATTTTTTTTTCATTCTCATAAAAATTAAATGTACAAGATGAATTGATTGCTCTGTGAGCTACTTGGGCTCTTATGTATACAGGTTTTGTTCTATCAAGATTATCTAATTGATTAGTAAAAATTCTTGAATCACTTCCCCGAGAATTATCAGTTTGCATCTGTATTGCAGCAAACCAATCACGACCAGACCCACTATGAGCTATACTGATTGCATTTGTTTTATCATCATCATAATAAAATTTACTTAATCCGTAATCAACAAAATTTATTGGATTTGAATTGTTTGTAACTTTTAAAAATTCTTTTGTTGGAGCTCCTCCAATTGATAATATAAAATAATTACTACTTGTAAACGGACTAATTTTATGGATTGGAACTGAATCTAATCCGGAGTATTTCCAGATTGAAGCATTTGAACCATAAAAATATATAGTAGATAAAACTCCATTTACTTTATCAATTATTGTTGGGATTTGATTCATTGTATTTTTTGAGATATGCTCAATATCTTCATCTAAGTCATCCCCCCCTCCATTATAAATTGCTATTTTATCTTGATCAATAGAGTTTAAATCAATACCTGAATTCTTCAAATCTTCAGCAGTTATCTTTTGCAATCCACTCTCTTTCACTTCAATCTTTAACCAGATTTTTGCTTCATTAATAATGTTTCTTTTTGATAATTCATTATTAATTCCATTTTCTATTTTCCAAGAGTTTGCAATATCACTATTAATAAATACATTATTCAGCAATTCATTTTGTTTCGAAGTAACAACAAATTTTGATTCAGAATTACTAGTAGAATATGATATTTTTAAAACAATCTTTTTTAAAAACCTTACCTCATTCTTTGAAATATTATATTCAACAGGATTTACATTAACACAACCACAATTAATATTCCGACTGATTCCAGTATAGTTCAAAGAAAATAATTTGGTTGGTAAACTTTTAGAATAATCTAATTTTTCAATATTATAATACTCATTGAAAAATCCATTATTATCTGAATTTAATATAGGTACTGGGGCTAACTTCCCTTTTATAATTGTATCGAATACAACATTTATAAGTTCAATTTTATTGCCTATTGGTTTTGGTAATGCAATTGGAATTGATGCTAACAATTTTATTGGTGAGCCTATTTCTTTTGGGTTAGATAAATATGAATTTGCACATTGTGGAATAATATAACCCCTATAAAAATTTATTGAATAACTATTATTGTATTCAAGAATCATACTCTTCTGATCTGATGAAATAACTTTAAACCCAGTTTTTTCTTGGGCATAATTATTCCAAAAAGCAAATACATAAAATAAAATAAATATTGTGAAATTTTTCATTTAGATTTTTAAAATTCGGATTAGTTTTACTTGCAATTTTAACAAATTTATCAATCAAAAAAAATGCATAAAAGGCTACCAAAACTATATTAAAAGAATAAAGATTTTAATACTTGGGTCTAGCTACAATTATTCCAATATGTTTGCTAACAGTTTTCAAATATTCACTTAAAGATGTATCAATAACAACTTGTTTTTTTGTAAGCGATGCATGCATAAATTTGATAGTTCCAGTTGAATCTCGAACACAAAGACCTGTATGACTACAATCTAACCCTTTAATACTAGTGGTGATTGCAATAATATCACCAGACTTTAATTGATTTTCAATAAGAGCAACATTCTCTTTAGGTAAATGAAATAATTTTCTTTTGTTAATTATACTTTCAATACTTATTATTTTTTTTATTAAACTAGTATCATTTTTTAATTGTTTATAACTATTTGGATGAGTTCCCATAAAATTTATCAATTGATTAAATTTAATAGATCCTTTGAATGATTTAGTAATATCAGTAACAACATTTTTTTTCTGATTATCATAAATCCAATCTGAAGTATAATGTAATCTTGTTGAATAATCACCAATTTTTCCCCCTCTATATCTTGTAAATTCAATTTGACTCATCATCAAATTTGGATCTGTTTTTTCAGCTTTAATCAATCTTGCAATTGCTAAAGAACTTTCAAAAAAGGTAACACAATCTAAACCATTCATGTTTATAGTACATACTTCTTTATCTTCAAAATTATCTAATGTACCACCAACATAAGGTATTCCAACAAGTTGAGTACCTACTTTTGCAACAACATCTCCAATTGGAAATTTTGACCAATTCTGAAGTTTTGCTTTTTTTAATAATTTACCAACAAATTCATAACCATTAAAATTCGTTGTATCAATTTTTAAAGTTGAATTAGGTGTATCAAAATTTACTTTGGAAATTGTAGTAAATTTCAATAAAACTAAAAATAACGATATAGAAAATATTACTTTATTCATGAACTTTATTTTATTGATATTACAATTAAATTGCTTTTTACAATTTTATAAGATTTACCTAAAATTGTTTCTGGTTTTTCAATTGAAGAACTTTTGAAAAACATAGTATCATTATTTTTAGTTAGTCGTTTTTCAGTTAAAGGTATTTCATTCAAACAATTTAAAGTAGTGTAAGCAACATCATATCTGAAAAAAAAATTTGAAATTGTTGTATTTACATCTGGCTTTTGAGATTGTCTGGCAGCTCTAGATTGTTGTGAATGAATAACTGGATAAACCTCATCTTCAAGATAATCTGAATAAACATTTACAGGCAACATACATAACCATTCTGGTTTAATAATTCCAAATAAAATTACTTTAGATTTTTTAGGTAAAAGATTTAAAATATATTTTGAATTTGATGGCTCATCAACAATATTACTATATGGAACTTGTCTTGCTAACCTTATTGGTAGTGACTCAGATTGAATCATTCTCCAAGGGTAAAGTTGAAGAGTATCATTCTTAAAGTCATTTGAAATTGGTATATATATATCTTGATCCGAATTGTTAGAAATAGATATATTAAAATGTGTATTAGATTTACAGTTTACATCTAAACTTTCTGTTTTTTTAATATCAATGTTAACTCCTTCCCCATTACTTTTTTGAATGTTTTTAAATTTATCAATTACAAAAGATATTTTACTACAACATACTAAATTAACATCAGTTTGTAACGTATAAGTTAAGGGAGTATTAAAAGAACTGCAACTTATCAAAAAAGTTAACATCAAGATTAAAACATGTTTCATAAAACTTTTAAATTAATATGCTAACAATTTAAAATTACTTTATAAGCCTAAATATGCTTTTCTAACATCATCATTTTTTGCAATATCTTTAGCTAACCCATCCAAAATAATTTCTCCGGTTTCCAACACATAAGCATAATCTGCAATTGCTAATGCTTGATTCGCATTTTGTTCAACTAGTAAAATAGTTTTTCCAAGATTTTTATTTATATCAACAATTTTCTCAAAAATTAATTTTACTAATAATGGTGCAATACCTAAAGAAGGTTCATCTAACAATATTAGTTTAGGATTACTCATAAGAGCACGAGCAATTGCTAACATTTGTTGTTCACCTCCAGATAACGTACCACCTGCTTGATTTAATCTTTCCTTAAGTCTAGGAAAAATTGAAAATCCAAATTCTAAATCTCGTTCAATTCCACTTTTATCTTTTCTTAAATATGCTCCTAATAGTAAATTTTCTTTTACAGTTAAATTAGGAAATATCATCCTTCCTTCTGGAGATTGAGATAACCCTAAAGAAACAATTTTAT
Above is a window of Chlorobiota bacterium DNA encoding:
- a CDS encoding DUF2807 domain-containing protein, which produces MNEKVLFKTRVTEIIYMISIYILILTTSILAFTGCKLNKKSKDSNGKIVINSEQRVDSVFSVSNFNGINVNSICKVIVIQDSIINSPIVKINSDKNFIKNVILLVENGILKIDYNEESSSDKDNMKNVIYVTINELTSLEVSGAASISSQGNITAKKLSLIMSGIGSIDVNCKTDSLLSEVSGTGKLEINGSTLNHQAEVSGIGGIEAKNLIAKNSNVQVIGAGGCEVFVTDSLIAEVSGIGGIKYYGNPKCIKKELSGFGSIEKDE
- a CDS encoding ABC transporter ATP-binding protein gives rise to the protein MLEVNNLKVNYGAINAIKGISFNVPQGSIVTLIGANGAGKSTTLRTISGIVKGLSGSIKFLGEEILNMPAYKIVSLGLSQSPEGRMIFPNLTVKENLLLGAYLRKDKSGIERDLEFGFSIFPRLKERLNQAGGTLSGGEQQMLAIARALMSNPKLILLDEPSLGIAPLLVKLIFEKIVDINKNLGKTILLVEQNANQALAIADYAYVLETGEIILDGLAKDIAKNDDVRKAYLGL
- the porU gene encoding type IX secretion system sortase PorU, which encodes MKNFTIFILFYVFAFWNNYAQEKTGFKVISSDQKSMILEYNNSYSINFYRGYIIPQCANSYLSNPKEIGSPIKLLASIPIALPKPIGNKIELINVVFDTIIKGKLAPVPILNSDNNGFFNEYYNIEKLDYSKSLPTKLFSLNYTGISRNINCGCVNVNPVEYNISKNEVRFLKKIVLKISYSTSNSESKFVVTSKQNELLNNVFINSDIANSWKIENGINNELSKRNIINEAKIWLKIEVKESGLQKITAEDLKNSGIDLNSIDQDKIAIYNGGGDDLDEDIEHISKNTMNQIPTIIDKVNGVLSTIYFYGSNASIWKYSGLDSVPIHKISPFTSSNYFILSIGGAPTKEFLKVTNNSNPINFVDYGLSKFYYDDDKTNAISIAHSGSGRDWFAAIQMQTDNSRGSDSRIFTNQLDNLDRTKPVYIRAQVAHRAINSSCTFNFYENEKKIGSDVYFSGISDGDNETVVYKSSELMEFDANIIPFDNKSILKIQYNNSGIGTGYLDFYEYHFSKKLIANNGEISFTSPNIIGNTEFKVSNFSGSELIPIEITNPENPVLIEPISYNGNFIFRTSLDGKVSNSKSFCFTEKKNAKSVTSIKKIQFANLRGTSFDADVIVITSDELKPSVEKYVDYKNKLGKYKVALFTCEDIYNEFSFGRLDPTALRDFIGYAMQNWKVKPQYVLLAGDGTYDYRNISTKQNQFVPTYQTKDDYLTSTASSAHDDFFVRVVGNDKLIDLAISRIPVDNNNDFDIILDKIKNYEGKNNYGLWRNTVMLVSDDAWSERGFNGSESFVDQTESLWKQIPTWLEPKKIYLQDYNTEQVIGRRKPAATQDLLESFQKGAVIVNWNGHGNPNVWAHEKLLEKDQFIPQLTNDSTLSFVSAVTCNFGHFDDPNVLSGAEDFMNHKGGGAIALLATTRAVYISYNAGLMNNYFTTLFARDKSTKKFLNIGQAMFKAKQNITSVDNDEKYIIIGDPILSLNLPQDSILITSVNSVNPNENIVSLKGLEKVTINGEIKNRSGQLRSDFNGTALITLYDADRKVTFNETVITQSAIYYGGQLFKGNCEVKNGYFSITFRIPKDISFDTSNARIHAYAYSSNEDASGSTANIKVFGLDTTTITDLSGPEIKVFLDDRSFRNGDLVTEKPQVIVDLKDISGINSSGAGLGHNIEAWIDDKPTSIDLTPTYRASNIGFGEGTAQKQLINLEPGEHKIKVRAWDIYNNTTTTSTNFKISSENNGKLQVIDIVNFPNPAQNETDFLFRHNQTKPIDASIDVYTLSGRKIFTKSVDNITDRFVKIHWDLSDKDGIKLGNGVYLYKLRIKSENGDYFESIEKISIVK
- a CDS encoding DUF1460 domain-containing protein codes for the protein MNKVIFSISLFLVLLKFTTISKVNFDTPNSTLKIDTTNFNGYEFVGKLLKKAKLQNWSKFPIGDVVAKVGTQLVGIPYVGGTLDNFEDKEVCTINMNGLDCVTFFESSLAIARLIKAEKTDPNLMMSQIEFTRYRGGKIGDYSTRLHYTSDWIYDNQKKNVVTDITKSFKGSIKFNQLINFMGTHPNSYKQLKNDTSLIKKIISIESIINKRKLFHLPKENVALIENQLKSGDIIAITTSIKGLDCSHTGLCVRDSTGTIKFMHASLTKKQVVIDTSLSEYLKTVSKHIGIIVARPKY
- a CDS encoding beta-lactamase family protein; the encoded protein is MRKFLLLFIIILKISVKAQTGVFVPELTLFDDKINSIMNKYEINGGQLAITYEGRLVYNRGFGLADTLQKTLVQPYSIFRLASVSKVITSIAIMKLFENNRFKLDDKVFGTNGILNDSIYKVVKDARIYQITIRQLLSHSSGFNFDFANEPLWKTYEIAIENKLTPPVYSFPIVLEWTLKNKELGFNPGTAAGYSNFGYTLLGLIIEKVTGKLYKDFVKDSILAPIGVTDMYPGKTMKEDKYQNEVSYYDYPGSPLSTSIFTGIPSSVSAQYGGYNWEIMTPAGGWVASARDLCKLLISVDRFSNKPDILLPSTIDTMIKKSINWKDYALGWFVTGNDYWHTGGIQGTATVIKRNESHQINYAILFNTLPKDYTPFYNEFIHLVTNEFFQIKSWPKHDLFTPTNSINNSDDLNSTQIINNSNGFLSVNDFKGIADIVNYLGVKVWSGFIYPNQKINVNQFENGVYFFKTYNFSKKFVLLKY